One genomic window of Novosphingobium aureum includes the following:
- a CDS encoding co-chaperone GroES produces the protein MTFRPLHDRVLVRRVEAEEKTAGGIIIPDSAKEKPAEGEIVAVGNGAVVDGKVVALDVKVGERVLFGKWSGTEVKVDGEDLLIMKESDILGVIG, from the coding sequence ATGACTTTCCGCCCGCTGCACGACCGTGTTCTCGTGCGCCGCGTCGAGGCCGAGGAAAAGACGGCCGGTGGCATCATCATTCCTGACAGCGCCAAGGAAAAGCCCGCTGAAGGCGAAATCGTCGCCGTCGGCAACGGCGCCGTGGTCGACGGCAAGGTCGTCGCTCTCGACGTCAAGGTCGGCGAGCGCGTCCTGTTCGGCAAGTGGTCGGGCACCGAGGTCAAGGTCGACGGTGAAGACCTGCTGATCATGAAGGAAAGCGACATCCTGGGCGTGATCGGCTGA